One Oryza brachyantha chromosome 3, ObraRS2, whole genome shotgun sequence DNA segment encodes these proteins:
- the LOC102707101 gene encoding ADP-ribosylation factor-like protein 8a gives MGFWEAFLNWLRSLFFKQEMELSLIGLQNAGKTSLVNVIATGGFSEDMIPTVGFNMRKVTKGNVTIKLWDLGGQPRFRSMWERYCRAVSAIVYVVDAADRENMAIAKSELHDLLNKPSLTGIPLLVIGNKIDKPEAFPKQSFTEVMGLKTLTDREVACFMISCKNSTNIDSVIDWLVKHSKKKN, from the exons CCTTTTTTTCAAGCAAGAGATGGAGCTTTCCTTGATAGGGCTTCAAAATGCAGGGAAAACTTCACTTGTGAATGTCATTGCT ACAGGAGGCTTTAGTGAGGACATGATTCCTACTGTAGGATTCAATATGAGAAAGGTGACCAAAGGCAATGTCACAATAAAATTGTGGGATCTTGGAGGACAGCCAAGATTCCGGAGCATGTGGGAGAGATACTGTCGTGCTGTTTCTGCAATTGT GTATGTTGTTGATGCAGCAGATAGAGAGAACATGGCCATTGCCAAAAGCGAGCTCCATGATCTTCTGAACAAACCTTCTTTGACTGGGATTCCATTACTAGTCATTGGCAATAAAATTGACAAACCTGAAGCTTTCCCTAAGCAAAGCTTCACAGAAGTGAT GGGCCTAAAGACGCTCACCGACAGAGAGGTGGCCTGCTTCATGATATCATGCAAGAACTCGACAAACATTGATTCTGTCATCGACTGGCTTGTGAAGCACTCGAAAAAGAAGAATTGA